A window of the Pirellulales bacterium genome harbors these coding sequences:
- a CDS encoding NPCBM/NEW2 domain-containing protein, producing MVVAAWPFAVFCPTVQATLAEDSAPLRRSLVPLKGDRLSATLLSISAEGEAAFACDSGERRLALGELVAWGSPVEPRAMVQLVLADGGIVVLDDAMPITEDDWLIAGAETFGTLKLPLKLLAGVMVHSPIDPQRRDQLVARIMSPVAEKGDAAAENRDRLFLENGDELRGRVVALTDNGVEFKADVGPLSVERDRLAAIAFDPTLRAKPSTAPRTLVGFADGSVISAKSMTLLEGHFELALLDELPLSADDAGPVFVQPLVGRVVYLSDLRPAGYRHLPYLGTPWDYRLDANVEGTRLRAGGAIYAKGVGMHSASRLTWQLDRPYRRFQADLAIDDQTANRGSVVFRVFAGARELYKSPVVRGGDKPLSIAVDLGNARQLSLIVDYADRADVLDHADWLNARLVP from the coding sequence ATGGTCGTTGCAGCGTGGCCCTTCGCTGTGTTCTGCCCGACGGTGCAAGCGACTTTGGCCGAAGATTCCGCTCCGCTCCGGCGGTCGCTGGTGCCGCTGAAAGGCGATCGGTTGTCTGCGACGCTGCTGTCGATCTCGGCCGAGGGCGAAGCGGCATTCGCCTGCGACAGCGGGGAGCGTCGGCTGGCGCTGGGCGAGCTCGTTGCTTGGGGATCGCCCGTCGAGCCAAGGGCGATGGTGCAGTTGGTGCTGGCCGACGGAGGTATCGTCGTCTTGGATGACGCGATGCCCATCACCGAAGACGATTGGCTGATCGCCGGCGCCGAAACGTTCGGCACTCTGAAGCTGCCGCTGAAGCTGCTGGCCGGCGTGATGGTCCATTCGCCCATCGACCCGCAGCGGCGCGACCAGTTGGTTGCCCGAATCATGTCGCCGGTCGCCGAAAAAGGCGACGCGGCCGCCGAGAACCGAGACCGGCTGTTTTTGGAAAACGGCGATGAGCTGCGCGGGCGCGTCGTGGCGCTGACCGACAACGGCGTCGAGTTCAAAGCCGACGTCGGCCCTTTGAGCGTCGAACGCGATCGCCTTGCGGCCATCGCGTTCGATCCCACGTTAAGAGCCAAACCCTCCACGGCGCCGCGGACGCTGGTCGGTTTTGCCGATGGCAGCGTGATCTCGGCGAAGTCGATGACTTTGTTGGAGGGGCATTTCGAGTTGGCGCTGCTCGATGAGCTGCCATTGTCGGCGGACGACGCCGGGCCGGTCTTCGTGCAGCCGCTGGTCGGGCGGGTCGTCTACCTCTCCGATCTGCGTCCGGCCGGCTATCGGCATCTGCCTTATCTCGGCACGCCGTGGGATTATCGGCTCGATGCGAACGTGGAGGGGACGCGCCTGCGGGCCGGGGGCGCGATCTACGCCAAGGGGGTCGGCATGCACAGCGCGTCGCGACTCACCTGGCAGCTCGACAGGCCCTACCGCCGTTTCCAGGCAGACCTGGCGATCGACGACCAGACGGCCAACCGCGGCAGCGTCGTGTTTCGCGTCTTCGCGGGAGCGCGCGAGCTTTACAAAAGCCCGGTGGTGCGGGGAGGCGACAAGCCGTTGTCGATCGCCGTCGATCTGGGCAATGCTCGGCAGTTGAGTCTGATCGTCGATTATGCCGATCGGGCCGACGTGCTCGACCACGCCGACTGGCTCAACGCCCGGCTGGTTCCATGA